From bacterium:
GCGGGGAGTGTTACGCCGATCAGGCGACCCGGGCTCTCGCCGATCTGATCTCGGACCGGACCGTCGTCTTGAGCATGGATCGGAGCGAGACTGACCAGTACGAGCGGCTACTTCGGTATGTACGAGTCGACGGGTCGCTGATCAACCTCGAGTTGGTGGCAACCGGTGCCGCCTGGGCGGTGTGCTATCCGCCCGATTGCAGGCTGGACCTGATGCTCGAGGAGGCCGAGAGAACGGCCCAGAATGCTGAACTCGGGTTGTGGGCAGCGGAGGCTTGCGGCCCCGCCGAACCACTCGGAGACGCCATGTCCTTCAGCGCCATGCAATGCGACGCGCCCGGCAGCGACAACGACAACCTCAACGCAGAGTGGGTGGAACTCACAAACATGGGTTCCAAACCCATCGACCTCTCCGGGTGGATGGTAAGGGACGGAAGTTCCTCGAACCGATACCGCTTCCCGGACGGGTTCGAGATAGCACCCGGCGCCCCCGTCCGGCTCTACACCGGTGCCGGGACCGACACCCCAGACTCCCTGTACTGGGGGAACACGGGAAGTGCGGTGTGGAACAACGATGGTGACACCGCCTACTTGATCGATCCAGCCGGCAATGTCACGACGCTGCGGGAGTGCTTGCCATAGATCGCCACTCGGTCGGGTCAGCGACTAGGGTTGCGTGGCGCGACACTAGTTCGTTCGCGTAGGCCTCGAGAGCAACGGCCCTCTTCTGCCTGCCTCGGCGAGCGCCTCGGTTGCGGCCTCGACATTGGCCAGAATCGTCTCGACTTCAGCCTTCTGCTTCTTCGTGAGGTGTCCAGCTCTCTTGGCTGCCTCGAGGATCCCCGAGGCTGCCGAGAGTTGCGCGCGGTCGCCCGCAGCAGCGCGCACGACAGCGTCTAGTTCGTTCGCGTAGGCCTCCAGCGCATCGGCCTCCTTCTCCAGCCGCTGTGCTTCAGCCTCGTCTGCGGCCTTGAAGGCGTCATCAGCGGCCGCCAGAATCGCGTTGATCTCAGCCTTCTGCTTCTTCGTGAGGCGTCCAGTTCTCTTGGCTGTCTCAAGGATCTCC
This genomic window contains:
- a CDS encoding lamin tail domain-containing protein translates to MVGINAPESGECYADQATRALADLISDRTVVLSMDRSETDQYERLLRYVRVDGSLINLELVATGAAWAVCYPPDCRLDLMLEEAERTAQNAELGLWAAEACGPAEPLGDAMSFSAMQCDAPGSDNDNLNAEWVELTNMGSKPIDLSGWMVRDGSSSNRYRFPDGFEIAPGAPVRLYTGAGTDTPDSLYWGNTGSAVWNNDGDTAYLIDPAGNVTTLRECLP